The genome window AACCGTTTGCTGTTCGAAGACCCCTTTGAACGCGTCTGCAAAATCTTCCGACGTGAGTCGGTCCAGGACAGTCTCAATGCGACCAGCGAGCTTCTCGGACTCCCCGCGATGCAGATGAGTCGCGATCCGGTCGAAATCCGCGCCAGCAGCAAGCACCACCAGATCCCGGGAGTCTGCCTTGCGGCCACTGTGGAGTTTCACGGCAAACAGCAACTCCCGTTCCGGAATCCTGGCTGTTACCGGGCGCCCGGTTCGCAGTTCCTGAGTGACAGAGTGCTGGGCCAGATAGCGATACGACCATTCAGCTTCCGTCTGGCGACAGCCCAGCGCGTCGACCATCGCGTCGAACCGAACCGGATTCCCGATGTCCTTCTCAAACCGGATGGTACGGCCCTCGTAGAGCTCGTTTCGCTCGACATCGGCCGTTTTCTCGTAGCCGCGGTCGGTGAGAAGGTCGGTGTAGTCGTCGACCGCTTGTGCCGGAATGACGACGTCGACGTCCGTCGTGAAGCGTTGATTGAACGCCGCGATCGCCCACCCACCGACGAGCACGTACGGCAGGTCAGCGTCAATGACTGCCTCCAGCGTATCCAGTAGTTCGTCTTCGCGTTCACCGAGGCTCATGCATTGAGACGCGGATCCTCGTGGGACGCGTCGATATCGCGGTCGTACTCGTCGGCGATCATCTCCAACGCCGGCTCGTAGTTCACCCGGTACTCCAACATGTGCTCGATTGCCTCATCCAACGGAATGACCGGATTGCCGTCGACCCACTCGCGAGTGATGCCCTCACTCGTCGGGAACAACACGTACGAGACGGTCGCGTCGGAGTCGGTCGCATCCGGCCGCTCTTCGATCCGGCTCGGAATCCCGAACTCATCAAAGAACGCTGTCCACTGGTCGACGTCTTGGTCGGCGACCTGGATGAAGATGGGATAGTCGTCGTGGCCGCGGGCGATCTGATAGCCGCCGTGGGTCCAGACGTAGACGCCGTCGATTTTCGTGTACGCAAAGGGCATCCCCGCGAAGTGGGGAATGACGTAGCCGTCGTCGATTGACGGAGCCACCGATCGAGAGATCGCTGCGACGAGATCGTAGTAGCGATCCCTGACAGCGTAATTCGCGATATAGACGCCGTCATCACGCCGAATGAAGCCCGCGTCTTCCAATCGCTCGATCCAGTCATAGACCCAGGAGTAGGAGCCGTCGATCTTCTGGGCGATCCGCCGGATCGAATCCCCCGGCCGGACCGCTAACATAATCTTCGCCGCGGTCTCGTCGACGTACTCCATCATCGCTAGTTATCGGTATCGCATCTAACAGTATTAGTCTTGTCCCCCGTATCCCCTATAGAGTTATCTCTATACAGATATACTATTCTTGGCTCCGGTAATCCGATCCGGCTCAGCATTCGAGTAGAGATGAATTAACCAACGGGGAATTCGATTGACCGCTATTCGTTGGTTAAGTCTATCAGCGCCCGCCGAGGGGCGGAGGCGCACTCCCGTCTCCACCGACCCATGACCGACCGATATGTGAACTGCCCTACTCACTCGCCGCTGACGCAGCTCGGTTCTTGAGGGTAGGGCTTCCTGCTTCCACGACGCGCTTTGCAGGAACCGAAGTGGTTCCCGTAGGGAGCGCAGTCTCCACAGGCGTTGATTCGGAGTATCCCATTCCTACGTCTTGCAAACCGCGAGATAGGATGTTCCACGCCGCGTTCGCGTCTCTGTCTACCTCAAACCCGCAGGCAGGACAGGAATGTTCACGGACCCACAACGGCTTCTCCGTCGAGACACCACAGGACGCACACTCCTTGGTCGTCCCTCTCGGGTTGACCGCCACGAAATGCGTCCCTTCGCGCTCGCACTTGTATTCGAGCAACGAGAGGAACGTCCGCCACGCCGCCGACGCGGTGTTGCGGCTGTTCGACGGGGATTCCATCATTCCCTTCACGTTCAAATCTTCGACCGCCACAAGGTCGTACTCCCGAGCGTAGTAGTTCGAGAGCTTGTGCAAGAAGTCACGGCGCTTGCGTCGAAGGTCCGCATAACACTCCGCAACGCGTCGACGTTGCCTCTCGTAGTTGGCAGAGCCGTGTTGCTTCCGTGAGAGCTTTCGTTGCTCTCGTTCCAAGCGTTTGCGCTCGTCGGAGAGGTTGAGCGACTCAACGGCGTGACCGTCGGTATCGTGGGCGTACTTCAGAATCCCTACGTCTATACCCACTACATCGGTGAGTTCGTCGGGTTTCTCAGGTGGTTCGCGGTCAACTTCGACGCCGAAGGTAGCGAACCACTTACCCGTCGGCTCTTTCTTGACCGTGACCTGCTTGAGTTGGGCGTCGTCAGGGATGTTTCGGTGGAGCCGTATCGGGATATCGCCGATTTTGGAGAGGGAGAGCACAGCGTGACCGCCCTTCTTGTCGAGCTCGAAGCCACACTGGCTATAGGTGAAACTGCGGTACTCCCGTGGCGGCTTCCATTTGAGCTGGCCGACGCCGTAGCCGTTCTCTTTGAGCTTGGAGAGTCCCTTGAGGTTGTCGAACAGCCGTTCCACAACGACTTGGAGTGTCCGCGAGTACACATCTGAGAGGTCGTCCCACCACTCTTTGAGGTCGGGAAGTTCCGACCGCAGGGTGGTCATCGACGGCAGTTCGCCGTGGTTCTCGCGGTACTCGCCGAGTCGCTTGCGGAAGTGGTTGTAGACTTGCCTACAGATATCGCGGTGGCGGTCTAACTCCTCGCGGTGGGCGTCGGACGGCTCAAGGCGATACTTGTAGGCGTAGTACATAGGGCTACTCGCGTTCTTCGATTACTTCGTCTAATTTCTCACGGACGAACGACGAGAGGTTGAGGTGCTGATCCTCAATCCACTCGTTTTGATCCTCACGAATGGTGATTGTCTTCCGTTTCACCGTAATGCACGCTATGCACGTCACACGTGTAATAGCTTCGGTGGGCGTAGGCCTGTGGGCCTGCAACAGTGTATGACGGCACTGTATCTCCGACCTAAAGCGTCCCCAGAACGCGTCGCGTCCAGGTGTGCGGACGAGACGCGAAACGTCTCGTTAACGCTACTCAGGCTTCGCCCTGCGTTGCTCCTTGAGGACGGGGGCTTAACGCCTGCATTCAGCTAACGACCGTTCTCGACGAGGCAAAGCGAGTCGCAGAGCACCACGAGCAGGTCGCCCAATCTTCAGACAATCCGAATCACGAGTATCTCCGGTACGCCGTCCTTCGGCTGCTCGAAGACGAGGCTGACGACACATCGGTGGAGATACCGCAGGTTGACGGCGTGACTGTCGGCTACGGAGAGGACGACGCGATGTGCAACAGTTGGGACGACGACGTCGAGTGGTGGGAGACGGTTCCGCCGCAGGAGGAGTGTACTCGCTTCCGGGTGTTCTACCCCGACGAGTACGACGCTGTTCCGCGAGTCATCGTCGACGTGATGGCAGCACTCGGGGCGTGGCGTGTCTGGATCGGGAGCGCAGCCGCCTGTGGCTCCTACGACCATCGCGAGCGGCGGGAAGTCCACTATCTGTGGCCGGAGGGGCATCCGGTTGAGGCCCTGCTTGCGAATCGCCTCCAGGATCCCGAAGCTGCGGTTGCCCCAGACGGCGGCCGCTCCGGCGACGTGCGCGATCGGATGGTCGTCACGGAGCACTCGACCCAGCACGACGACCTCGAGCCGCGAACCAGCCGTGCCGTCGACGAATCGATGGCCGTCTCGCTGCTCGAAAAGGGTGGCCGCTATGAGGTCCGATCGGCGTCCGGAAACTGGTACGAAGTCGACGTGATCAGCGGGTCGTGTACGTGTCCAGACTGGCGGAAGCGTACGCCCGAGGGCGGCTGTAAACACCTCCGGCGAGTCGATCATGAGATCAAACAGGGGCAGGTCCCACGACCTGATGGGCGCCTCCCCTCGAACTCGTAGATTCGTCCAGAGTTCGAGGATGCTCGAAGGGCTGTAACATCAGACGAAACTCCTTGATGGAGAGTTTCGAGTATTGATACAGCTGCTGGAGAACCGGTGAGAGCCGTTGGTAGCGGCTTAACCAACAAAACTATGCGGTTTGCGCCTTTGTTGGTTAACACAGATCGGCCCATGTCCTACGAGCCACCGACGCCCCCAGCGGACCTCCCCACCGACGTCATCGACACACTCAACGACTATTCACCCGAGCTGCTCCGAGACGTTGCCCACTATGCCGAGGACCTCGCCGAGCATCGCGAGCGCCAGGCCCGCCTTGCCGAAGCGGAGGAGGAAGACGAGATCGACGAGCGACCCGATGACCTCCCCGATGATGTCCCGACGAAGGCGACGATCACGATCAAGGAGATCAACGATAACCGCTACTACTACTGGCAGTGGCGGGAAGGAGATCGTGTCAAATCAAAGTACAAATCCCCAGTGAATCCGGACGAGTAGACGGACTAGTACCTCAGTCGGATGGCCAGTTGTTCGGGGAGACACCCCGTCTGCGAAGTGAAAGACGCAGGGTACGGGAGAAGTCCCGAGTTGATGAGTGAGGATCCGGTCACTGTCGACGAACTCGCCGAGAAAGCCGACGAGTATCTGCACGAAGCTCACCCACACCGGAAGAATACGAAGCGCTGAAACAGAGTGTTGCGAAGCTCACGCCGATCTTCTCAGCTGAGAATTCGTACTTTGTCCTCGGCAGCTACGGGAAACCCGAAATCCGTCCTCTCCAGCTCGTAGAAGATCGCCTCAACCGACAGCCCGGTGCGTACGCGTTCCTGATGATCAACATTCGAAGCGAGTGGACGAAAACCTACCTCAAGTTCCGGCTGCTCGCCGATCATACAGACGTCATCGTGGGCGTCACCGAACACGCCCAGGGCTGCTTCCTCGTCGAGCAGGGCTACTTCACAGCTCTCGAGGAGTACTTTGCGAAGACGCACGTGTTCAAACACGACGTACAATACGATAGATGTGGACGCGATCGACACAAACGTAGCCGTCGAGAGTCCCTACAGTGGAATGCAGACCGCGATCTTCGAGATGCTCAACGATGCTAGGCGTCTCTGCCGGTGGACGACTGAGGACGACCTCGTCGAGTGTACCGAGGCTCTCGTGAGTGATCAGGAATACCCGTAGACAGAGACGAATCGGTTACTCCCACCCCCGACGTTTCTGTCGTTTCTCCACGAAATCCTGTTCACCGATGGCCCAGACAACGAATGAACTCGA of Halolamina sp. CBA1230 contains these proteins:
- a CDS encoding nucleotidyltransferase domain-containing protein, translated to MSLGEREDELLDTLEAVIDADLPYVLVGGWAIAAFNQRFTTDVDVVIPAQAVDDYTDLLTDRGYEKTADVERNELYEGRTIRFEKDIGNPVRFDAMVDALGCRQTEAEWSYRYLAQHSVTQELRTGRPVTARIPERELLFAVKLHSGRKADSRDLVVLAAGADFDRIATHLHRGESEKLAGRIETVLDRLTSEDFADAFKGVFEQQTVPDQDIDAVVEFLRDQQRRIDSEL
- a CDS encoding helix-turn-helix domain-containing protein codes for the protein MEYVDETAAKIMLAVRPGDSIRRIAQKIDGSYSWVYDWIERLEDAGFIRRDDGVYIANYAVRDRYYDLVAAISRSVAPSIDDGYVIPHFAGMPFAYTKIDGVYVWTHGGYQIARGHDDYPIFIQVADQDVDQWTAFFDEFGIPSRIEERPDATDSDATVSYVLFPTSEGITREWVDGNPVIPLDEAIEHMLEYRVNYEPALEMIADEYDRDIDASHEDPRLNA
- a CDS encoding RNA-guided endonuclease TnpB family protein, whose translation is MYYAYKYRLEPSDAHREELDRHRDICRQVYNHFRKRLGEYRENHGELPSMTTLRSELPDLKEWWDDLSDVYSRTLQVVVERLFDNLKGLSKLKENGYGVGQLKWKPPREYRSFTYSQCGFELDKKGGHAVLSLSKIGDIPIRLHRNIPDDAQLKQVTVKKEPTGKWFATFGVEVDREPPEKPDELTDVVGIDVGILKYAHDTDGHAVESLNLSDERKRLEREQRKLSRKQHGSANYERQRRRVAECYADLRRKRRDFLHKLSNYYAREYDLVAVEDLNVKGMMESPSNSRNTASAAWRTFLSLLEYKCEREGTHFVAVNPRGTTKECASCGVSTEKPLWVREHSCPACGFEVDRDANAAWNILSRGLQDVGMGYSESTPVETALPTGTTSVPAKRVVEAGSPTLKNRAASAASE